A genomic region of Plasmodium malariae genome assembly, chromosome: 14 contains the following coding sequences:
- the PmUG01_14079900 gene encoding conserved Plasmodium protein, unknown function: MLPIYAMNSAHKEFTFRCSKVVREALHLSKNGYIKKNYVKYQQRYFFFKREKNNIIKNEIDDILKKEKNDAIYMNKQGEKEKYYYQDRNNIKFTNKNGKFKRLFIFIAFQSIPIIGLMYLFKYVEDVKLSELTTYSFESSEDIVNETIKLINGNSKCFCAYVQNNEIHTFYIDPLGPEDCEINYERKSKGDDQLVEDKEVSCLNEHSEESETHDGRGNDGTSQHEIKLAGEAASREVKKSIKDLLYAINEPLMQKVMSVKASNSELPLNYLYFCVSKNTDIHEFLKNNKEKNNITLLYSDEKKNVYATLTGNASIIENENVKNVVWTDKWSYFISDNYKENYILIKFTPSSISLKIIGIKNKHWQSNIVKRIITDHKIAWVKI; this comes from the coding sequence ATGCTACCTATTTACGCAATGAATAGCGCTCATAAGGAATTTACATTTCGATGTAGTAAAGTCGTTAGGGAGGCACTTCATCTTTCTAAAAAtggttatataaaaaaaaattatgttaaatatCAACAacggtattttttttttaaaagagaaaaaaacaatattataaaaaacgaaatagatgatatattgaaaaaggaaaaaaatgatgcaatatacatgaacaagcaaggagaaaaagaaaaatattattaccaagacaggaataatataaaatttacaaataaaaatgggaaatttaaaagattatttatatttatagcCTTTCAGAGTATACCTATAATAGgattaatgtatttatttaaatatgtagAGGATGTAAAGCTGTCCGAATTAACTACTTACTCATTTGAATCATCAGAGGATATAGTGAATGAAACTATAAAGTTAATAAATGGTAATTCTAAATGTTTTTGTGCCTATGTGCAAAATAACGAGATACACACATTTTACATAGACCCTCTGGGTCCCGAAGACtgtgaaataaattatgaacgTAAGTCGAAAGGGGACGATCAATTAGTTGAAGATAAAGAAGTTAGCTGCTTAAATGAGCATAGTGAAGAGAGTGAAACCCATGATGGACGTGGTAATGATGGAACTTCTCAACATGAGATCAAATTGGCGGGAGAAGCTGCTTCAAGGGAAgtgaaaaaaagtattaaggATTTGCTATATGCGATTAATGAACCGTTAATGCAAAAAGTAATGAGTGTAAAAGCGTCAAATTCAGAATTGcctttaaattatttatatttctgtgTTTCAAAAAATACAGATATACAtgagtttttaaaaaataataaagaaaaaaataatataactttaCTATATtctgatgaaaaaaaaaatgtgtatgcTACATTAACAGGAAATGCATCAATaattgaaaatgaaaatgttaaaaatgttGTTTGGACTGACAAATGgtcttattttatatcagataattataaggaaaattatattttaattaaatttaccCCTTCTTctatatctttaaaaattattggtataaaaaacaaacacTGGCAGAGTAATATAGTCAAAAGGATAATAACTGATCATAAAATAGCATGGGTAAAAATTTGA
- the SRPR-beta gene encoding signal recognition particle receptor, beta subunit, putative, whose product MDILIKILKEVVYEIKKCYLKYGINLNEFQNLLFIITVLLGLLFLFYVILILYSIFFKGNKPNQIVLLLGPCDSGKTTLLFKLKTDKICRTVPSMKENIAFINLKNKKKKKKFIRFVDFPGHPKLSYAMNKYFSITNVIVYMLDSSDRQSLKVVAEKLFELFTNKVIVKKQIPFIVLCNKTDLCNSRPKQVIKEDLEREIEILKMSKYNSLDDEDNEETECFVGANSEFFRFEKAPCHTEICSASVKNNNIEELLELIEKYY is encoded by the exons AtggatatattaataaaaatattaaaggaAGTAGTTTACGAGATAAAAAAGTGTTATCTAAAATATGGAATAAATTTAAACGAGTTtcaaaatttactttttattattactgtccTTTTGGGactcttatttttattttacgtaattttaattttatatagtatattttttaagggAAATAAACCAAATCAAATAGTCTTATTATTAGGGCCATGTGATAGTGGTAAGACTactcttttatttaaattgaaAACAGATAAAATATGTAGAACGGTTCCTTCAATGAAAGAAAACATagcttttattaatttaaaaaataaaaaaaaaaaaaaaaaatttatacgtTTTGTTGATTTCCCCGGTCATCCCAAATTATCTTATGCAATGAACAAATATTTCAGTATTACGAATGTGATCGTGTACATGTTGGATAGTTCAGACAGGCAATCCCTAAAAGTTGTAGCAGA GAAATTATTCGAACTGTTCACCAACAAAGTTATagttaaaaaacaaattccTTTTATCGTTCTTTGTAATAAAACTGACTTGTGTAATTCCCGCCCCAAGCAAGTCATTAAGGAGGATTTAGAGAgggaaat cgaaattttgaaaatgtcCAAGTATAACAGTCTGGACGACGAAGATAATGAAGAAACGGAATGTTTTGTTGGAGCTAATTCGGAGTTCTTTCGATTTGAAAAAGCGCCATGCCATACG GAGATATGTAGTGCCTccgtaaaaaataataacatagaAGAACTCTTGGAACTTATAGAAAAGTATTACTAA
- the MTIP gene encoding myosin A tail domain interacting protein, putative: protein MEKQCPVCYFNLPDPESTIAPYDTELNYFMWGPGFEWQPEPEVKQISVEEENYEESEESEESVIELEELGDKVDSSEAKTFFNEKSSSGKISIQDASYNARRLGLAPSSTDEKKIKELYGENITYEQYLEYIAMCVHENDNIDELIKMFAHFDNNADGYLTKYQMRHILTTWGDALSEQEANDALNAFSKDDKINYRMFCEDILQ from the coding sequence atggaaaaacaaTGCCCCGTGTGTTATTTCAATTTACCGGATCCTGAATCAACGATAGCTCCATATGATACGGagttaaattatttcatgTGGGGCCCAGGTTTTGAATGGCAACCAGAACCTGAGGTAAAGCAAATATCAGTTGAAGAGGAAAATTATGAAGAGTCTGAAGAGTCAGAAGAATCAGTTATAGAGTTAGAAGAACTAGGTGATAAGGTTGATTCAAGTGAGGccaaaacattttttaatgaaaagagTAGCAGTGGAAAAATAAGCATTCAGGATGCTTCTTATAATGCTAGAAGATTGGGTTTAGCTCCATCAAGCACtgatgaaaagaaaattaaagaGTTATATGGGGAGAACATAACATATGAACAATACTTGGAGTATATAGCCATGTGTGTCcatgaaaatgataatattgaTGAACTAATTAAAATGTTTGCACACTTTGATAATAATGCAGATGGATACTTAACCAAATATCAAATGAGGCATATTTTAACTACTTGGGGAGATGCTTTAAGTGAGCAAGAGGCAAATGACGCCTTAAATGCATTCTCAAAAGATGACAAAATTAACTATAGAATGTTCTGTGAGGATATTTTGCAATAG
- the PmUG01_14080300 gene encoding conserved Plasmodium protein, unknown function: MHYENFYFIKDLKPFLNNLSLQCLLIKYIDDPPDHINNIIRYHYLVADVSGCVILCIPQMFIQEELNKNNIDILNDDIEDLLDCYGNTNFNMYENAYISSNMSANVNANINASANASTKASTKASTNASTNAYKNVNTNANTSANTSANTSANTSANTNANTNVNINTNSKNNYNSSNVTDEQKYIYDINKKSSSSKTLKYFFRVIMPNTRTKKNNPNEILGSIVRVGFFNMNVNLELNVSNLISSTTEKKYHMDDNNANNLVRNNIIKKNMENKNYLTTERLNKNKVSKYDILPLLNDEDIL; this comes from the exons atgcattatgagaatttttatttcattaaagaCTTAAAGccttttttgaataatttatcattacaatgtttacttataaaatacatagaTGACCCACCAGAccatataaataacataataagGTATCACTACTTAGTTGCTGATGTAAGCGGATGTGTAATATTATGCATACCTCAAATGTTTATACAAGAGGAactgaataaaaataacattgaCATTTTGAATGATGATATTGAGGATCTGCTCGACTGTTACGGTAACACGAATTTTAACATGTAcgaaaatgcatatataagcTCAAATATGAGTGCAAATGTAAATGCAAATATAAATGCAAGTGCAAATGCAAGTACAAAAGCAAGTACAAAAGCAAGTACAAATGCCAGTACAAATGCatacaaaaatgtaaatacaaATGCAAATACAAGTGCAAATACAAGTGCAAATACAAGTGCAAATACAAGTGCAAATACAAATGCAAAtacaaatgtaaatataaatacaaatagtAAGAATAACTATAACAGTAGTAATGTAACGGACGAACAGaagtatatttatgatataaataaaaaatcaagtAGTTCCAAAACgttaaaatacttttttaga GTCATAATGCCTAACACcaggacaaaaaaaaataatcccAATGAAATTCTTGGTTCAATTGTAAGAGTTGGCTTTTTCAACATGAACGTAAATCTTGAATTGAATGTAAGTAATTTAATTTCATCAACAACTGAAAAGAAGTATCACATGGATGATAATAATGCAAATAATTTAGTacgtaataatattataaaaaaaaatatggaaaataaaaattacctCACAACGGAacgtttaaataaaaataaggtaAGTAAATATGATATACTTCCCTTACTAAATGATgaagatatattataa
- the DIA2 gene encoding DNA replication origin binding protein, putative, with the protein MFEKTNQKSSKSIKYTNENKEKAEKLFMQALNHEHDENFLKAVKFYQEAIKLYPNILKIYISDKDEQVDKNESAEENEQQENTYLIDILTENFFSVIKFLDFYSMHRLLFSCKGIYSVISIECEYKRLSDIHFSNSEDKIILYGNSFKRLLLEYPRVRHDGVYISCVTYIRSLKDIGNIHLDPKDRDRVIYNPCVVTYFRYLLFLNESNKVLIMRSEVNKKEVLEALEISYRKIKNWNLSLPSVELIKDLLKFQGEVENSLVKMIRIGEYTYNREEKTIEIHYSELLHDPYKYKNIVHLRLQNYLSAYNNMLKWISFKILSKIKMNYSEDTLNINNKQYRSFFFFNLKFLSHLFITKIYETQPFKREPS; encoded by the exons ATGTTTGAAAAAACCAATCAAAAGAGTAGCAAgtctataaaatatacaaacgaaaataaagaaaaagcagaaaaattatttatgcaaGCGTTAAATCATGAGCATGATGAAAACTTTTTAAAGGCTGTGAAGTTCTATCAAGAAGCCATAAAACTATACCCGaatattctaaaaatatatatcagtGACAAGGACGAACAAGT AGATAAGAATGAATCAGCTGAAGAAAATGAGCAACAggaaaatacatatttaattgatatattaacagaaaattttttctcaGTAATAAAGTTTTTAGACTTTTATTCCATGCATAG gTTACTGTTTTCATGCAAAGGTATTTACTCTGTGATATCGATTGAATGCGAATATAAACGTTTAAGTGATATACATTTCTCAAACTCTGAAGATAAAATCATATTATATGGGAATTCTTTTAAAAG GTTACTGTTAGAATATCCGCGTGTTCGGCATGACGGTGTCTACATTAGTTGTGTTACTTATATAAGAT CTTTAAAAGATATCGGAAATATACACTTGGATCCAAAAGACAGGGATAGAGTTATTTATAACCCGTGTGTGGTTACGTATTTTCGCTACTTACTATTTTTGAATGAATCGAACAAAGTTCTTATAATGCGATCtgaagtaaataaaaaagaagtttTAGAAGCTTTAGAAATATCGTatcgaaaaataaaaaattggaatCTGTCTTTACCAAGTGTTGAGTTAATTAAagatttgttaaaatttcaAGGAGAGGTTGAAAATAGTTTAGTCAAAATGATAAGAATAGgtgaatatacatataatagagaagaaaaaacaatagAAATACACTATTCCGAATTGCTACACGACCCTTATAAgtacaaaaatattgttcATTTGCGCTTGCAAAATTATTTGAGCGCGTATAACAATATGCTGAAGTggatttcttttaaaattctgTCAAAAATTAAGATGAACTATTCGGAGGATACTctgaatattaataataagcAGTACAG gtctttctttttttttaacctgAAGTTTTTATCTCACCTTTTTATAACAAAGATATATGAAACTCAACCATTTAAAAGAGAGCCAAGTTAA
- the BUD13 gene encoding pre-mRNA-splicing factor CWC26, putative, which translates to MDEYLRNKYLKKQIKKEKRHIKQKNNIQIHDSDEEERNIYNSIKKDDQGEQLIIKSDASSDIPLAVSESKTMELIQLSNENKKKIMHILDCNSLVDSSDNNALVEVSDSNALEEASDRNTSLNTSDQINKDKKKGGYLKNLFKIKRRASRENRPQGKEGDTSKRGSVNRGEHAWRSIKPNNNGSSSRSSRSSSSDKCNAEEYVSNTSPTGRRIYACSETSSDISVCRRRREISRSRSLSSSDISVRRRRKEYNKGSSSRSSRSSRSSRSSRSSRSSSSSRSSRSSSSSRSSRSSRSSRSSRSSRSSKSSKSSKSSRSSKSSKSSKSSKCSRSSRSSRSSRSSKSSKSSRSSDGNSETSSPRRLRRSDGKKKSSEKSKKKKRVEGGVQSTYSSSRSSKASLSEEDKNKTMKFVYSKDTKFAKDKKDEGVSSTVYRDKDGKIISRDKWIRTQKKKMKVMFGKNMKNGKNRQKEKNNNDSNDSYNNDNDNSEENSTTRLGWDGGIVQKEIQKRVVEQNERLISKRNIVNYDYDSDYDLELKKKKRKEDPMNVYANDKGENEKLTCRYQTPYNRFNILAGYRWDGVVRGNGFENRRFKALKLKEQQRRVIYLNSAYDL; encoded by the exons atggatgaGTACTTACggaataaatatttgaaaaaacagataaagaaagaaaaacgacatataaaacaaaaaaataatatacaaattcATGATAGTGATGAAGAAGAAaggaatatttataattccaTAAAAAAGGATGACCAAGGTGAACAACTGATTATAAAATCAGACGCAAGTTCAGATATCCCTTTAGCTGTTAGTGAAAGTAAAACAATGGAACTGATACAACTGTcgaatgaaaacaaaaaaaaaattatgcacaTATTAGATTGTAATTCGTTAGTAGACTCATCGGATAATAATGCTTTAGTGGAAGTATCGGATAGCAATGCATTAGAAGAGGCATCGGACAGAAACACGTCATTAAACACATCAGATCAAATaaataaggataaaaaaaagggtggatacttaaaaaatttattcaaaattaaaagaagagCTAGTCGGGAAAATCGCCCCCAAGGAAAAGAGGGTGATACTTCTAAAAGGGGAAGTGTAAACAGAGGAGAACATGCATGGAGGAGTATTAAACCGAATAATAATGGTAGTAGCAGTCGTAGTAGCAGAAGCAGTAGTAGTGACAAGTGCAATGCCGAGGAATACGTATCCAATACATCTCCCACTGGAAGACGAATTTATGCTTGTAGTGAAACCAGCTCTGACATATCCGTGTGCAGAAGACGAAGGGAAATTAGCAGATCAAGGAGCTTAAGCAGTTCCGACATTTCTGTGCGCAGGagaagaaaagaatataacAAAGGCAGTAGCAGCAGAAGTAGTAGGAGCAGCAGAAGTAGCAGAAGTAGCAGAAGTAGCAGAAGTAGCAGTAGCAGCAGAAGTAGCAGAAGTAGCAGTAGCAGCAGAAGTAGCAGAAGTAGCAGAAGTAGCAGAAGTAGCAGAAGTAGCAGAAGTAGCAAAAGTAGCAAAAGTAGCAAAAGTAGCAGAAGTAGCAAAAGTAGCAAAAGTAGCAAAAGTAGCAAATGTAGCAGAAGTAGCAGAAGTAGCAGAAGTAGCAGAAGTAGCAAAAGTAGCAAAAGTAGCAGAAGCAGTGATGGTAATTCTGAGACGTCATCCCCTCGAAGGCTTCGGAGGAGTgatggtaaaaaaaagagttcggaaaaaagtaaaaaaaaaaaaagggtcGAGGGAGGAGTTCAATCAACATATTCATCTTCGCGGAGTTCAAAAGCCTCTTTATCTgaagaagataaaaataagacAATGAAATTTGTTTATTCGAAAGATACCAAATTTGCAAAAGATAAAAAGGATGAGGGAGTAAGTAGCACTGTTTATAGAGATAAGGatggaaaaataatttcgAGGGATAAATGGATCAGAacacaaaagaaaaaaatgaaagttaTGTTTGGaaagaatatgaaaaatggaaaaaatagacaaaaagaa aaaaataacaatgaTAGTAATGatagttataataatgataatgataatagtGAGGAGAACAGCACAACCAGACTGGGGTGGGATGGCGGAATAGTACAAAAGGAAATTCAAAAAAGAGTTGTAGAGCAGAATGAGAGATTAATAAGTAAGAGAAACATAGTTAATTATGATTATGATTCTGACTATGATTTGGaattaaagaagaaaaaaagaaaagaagaccCTATGAATGTGTATGCAAATGACAAAGGGGAAAACGAAAAATTAACATGCCGCTATCAAACGCCATATAACAGGTTTAACATCTTAGCAGGGTATAGATGGGATGGCGTTGTACGAGGAAATGGATTTGAAAACAGACGATTCAAAGCATTAAAACTGAAGGAGCAGCAAAGGAgagttatttatttaaacagTGCATATGATTTGTGA
- the PmUG01_14080100 gene encoding rac-beta serine/threonine protein kinase, putative produces MSHLKIFKYFSERTRQKNDEIPSDQSSTISLQKKKFKKYFNFIITKTRRKNRKLNSFHGGNDVNYTFKSAVHKAYHNMPPDVDKTEGNNSNSNNTNSNTNSSTNSNTNSSTNSNTNSNTNSNTNSNTNSNTNSNTNSNTNSNTNSNTNSNTNSNTNSNTNSNTNSNTNSNSSNNQSSNINTGSSQNFKNNEINNKESKDKRSSLCSTKNSHSIERTKLFKINYEFSNKKKGKIFKIPFLKINNNKNEKREEHDYLKENTNGRQTSVDSQINHTKNKLTKKKKGFDLNGKHHRMCKIFLKQGNRENSPFKRRINECMFSNNMFVYAKCLSDEENVSSKALNIKPGDTKPGDTKPSDTKPSDTKKVCKRGSINTLNEDDDKNDKWNFVNNSKKEHSDMASYDRDSYFSKLKKEMRYKDNMANCAMNNNSSSSSNNFLTLNDNCLYMQEEKEKTKKKEPRKSVSLSNEKKNGIRPESFNFLKVIGKGSYGKVLLVKHVKNNMLYAMKILRKENIISRNQLEHTKIERNVLKCVSHPFIVKLYYAFQTSKKLYFILEYCPGGELFFHLSKLREFSEEVAIFYSSEIILALQYLHELNIIYRDLKPENVLLDELGHIRLTDFGLSKEGITDNNSAKSLCGTPEYLAPEIIEQTGHGKAVDWWSLGIMIYEMLTGKLPFNSTNRNVLFERIKYETLTYPSNLSPEAVDLLKKLFEKNPKKRLGSGATDAEEIKNHPFFKNVNWENVLYKRVKPPFKPPLFNKTDVQNFDEEFLCMPLRYSDKFDSNWVSFSSKKNNLIQDFNYNTYE; encoded by the exons ATGAGtcatttgaaaattttcaaatatttttccgAAAGAACTAGACagaaaaatgatgaaatacCTTCAGATCAATCAAGCACTATAtcattacaaaaaaaaaaattcaaaaagtattttaattttattattacgaAAACAAGGAGGAAAAATAGAAAGCTAAATTCATTTCATGGGGGAAACGATGTGAATTACACGTTCAAGTCGGCAGTGCACAAGGCTTATCACAATATGCCCCCAGATGTTGACAAAACTGAGGgtaacaatagtaatagtaataatactAACAGTAATACTAACAGTAGTACTAACAGCAATACTAACAGTAGTACTAACAGCAATACTAACAGCAATACTAACAGCAATACCAACAGCAATACCAACAGCAATACTAACAGCAATACTAACAGCAATACTAACAGCAATACCAACAGCAATACTAACAGCAATACTAACAGCAATACCAACAGCAATACTAACAGCAATACTAACAGCAATACtaacagtaatagtagtaataaccAAAGcagtaatataaatacagGCAGCAgtcaaaattttaagaataacgaaattaataataaagaatctAAGGATAAACGAAGTAGCCTTTGCTCAACTAAGAACAGTCACTCCATCGaaagaacaaaattatttaaaataaattatgaatttagtaataaaaaaaaagggaagatatttaaaattccatttttaaaaataaataataataaaaatgaaaaaagagaagaacaCGATTATTTAAAGGAAAACACAAATGGTCGACAAACTTCTGTTGATAGCCAAATTAatcatacaaaaaataaattaacaaaaaaaaaaaaaggttttgACTTGAATGGAAAGCATCATCGTATGTGTAAAATATTCCTTAAGCAAGGAAACAGGGAAAACTCTCCTTTCAAGCGCCGTATAAACGAATGTAtgtttagtaataatatgttCGTATATGCTAAATGTTTATCAGATGAAGAGAATGTGTCCAGTAAAGCACTGAACATTAAACCGGGTGACACCAAACCGGGTGACACCAAACCGAGTGACACCAAACCGAGTGACACCAAAAAAGTGTGTAAGAGGGGTTCCATCAACACATTAAATGAGGATGACGATAAAAATGACAAGTGGAATTTTGTGAACAATTCGAAAAAGGAGCATTCAGATATGGCTTCGTATGACAG GGATTCCTACTTTTCAAAGTTGAAGAAGGAGATGCGCTACAAAGACAACATGGCAAACTGCGCTATGAATAACAATAGCAGCAGTAGCAGCAATAACTTTTTAACTCTAAATGATAATTGCTTGTACATGCAAGAAGAGAaggaaaaaacgaaaaaaaaagaaccaAGAAAATCAGTATCCTtatcaaatgaaaaaaagaatggaaTAAGACCAGagagttttaattttttaaaagttataGGGAAAGGATCTTATGGAAAAGTACTACTAGTTAAacatgttaaaaataatatgttatatgctatgaaaatattaagaaaagaaaatattatatcacGAAATCAATTAGAACATACGAAAATTGAAAGAAATGTATTAAAATGTGTTTCTCATCCATTTAtagttaaattatattatgctTTTCAAACatccaaaaaattatatttcatattagaGTATTGTCCAGGTggagaattattttttcatctaTCAAAATTAAGAGAATTTTCGGAAGAAGtagctattttttattcatctGAAATAATCTTAGCATTGCAATACTTACATGaactaaatattatatatagagaTTTAAAACCAGAAAATGTGTTACTAGATGAACTTGGACATATTAGACTAACGGATTTTGGACTATCCAAAGAAGGTATTACAGATAATAATTCAGCAAAATCGTTGTGTGGTACCCCTGAATATTTAGCTCCAGAAATTATAGAACAAACTGGACATGGGAAAGCTGTCGATTGGTGGAGCTTAGGAATTATGATATATGAAATGTTAACAGGAAAATTACCATTTAATAGTACAAATAGAAATGTTTTATTTGAAAGAATTAAATATGAAACTTTAACTTATCCTAGTAATTTATCACCTGAAGCTGTTGacttgttaaaaaaattatttgaaaaaaatccaaaaaaaagattagGGTCAGGTGCAACTGATgcagaagaaataaaaaatcatcctttttttaaaaatgttaattgGGAAAATGTACTATATAAAAGAGTCAAACCGCCCTTTAAACCTCCCCTATTTAATAAAACCGATGTACAAAATTTTGATGAAGAATTTTTGTGTATGCCTTTGCGATATTCGGACAAATTTGACAGTAATTGGGTCTCTTTCAgttccaaaaaaaataatttaattcaaGATTTCAATTACAATACGTATGAATAG
- the PmUG01_14079700 gene encoding conserved Plasmodium protein, unknown function, which yields MLILRGTKKNHNNYLKCRYFSKVKYIKNTKFKEELYKYHHEQYIDDVSIRPILYLKEEIKKEKDKDEHKYNHEYKYSGVDKYKEKEKNMHDRRLKRNVPLVYSNEVSNLEELKNNPFTLVNVKNNNGESFGIATFNPYSLITARIISQNTLFPININFFIEKIKACLLWRSKLTKGGKNRNMISLSELSSDDNPSSSASTGMPMYSSTSATTEMLKCSSSSTHTSASTGMSMYSSTSATTEMLKCSSSNTHTSASSNVSTSAHTNTSSMLSSDISPSAHVHAHPMLDNQFCYRLINSEGDNLPGLIIDRFDEYISVQHLTVGCEMLACNINDALIELLKPKGIIFRNDNKERLNEKLEIYKKVVYGKIPEQVILIENDCFFLIDLINSPGTGWFFNRKCLRNLLCTYAYQKNILDLFSYVGSFGIQCAKNGKAKSVKCVEKDKKFVQLAKNAAYLNNIKNNNIEFICCDYLQFFKNCNELFDIIVLDPPNLIPKSKFIESGKKRYIDLINVAQKYITSNGLLLIIFTTKLCSYHDYINIINESFVGTNRSVKIVGQGRASPDNPVHISLYLFADFYWFILQISF from the coding sequence ATGCTTATATTAAGAGGAACAAAGAAAAACCACAACAACTATCTCAAATGTAgatatttttcaaaagtCAAGTATATCAAAAACACAAAATTTAAGGAGGAACTATACAAATATCACCATGAGCAGTATATAGATGATGTTAGCATAAGaccaattttatatttaaaggaagaaataaagaaagagaaagaCAAAGACGAGCACAAATATAACCATGAATACAAATACAGCGGAGTAGACAAATataaagagaaagaaaaaaatatgcatgaCAGAAGGTTAAAACGGAATGTGCCTCTAGTTTACAGTAACGAAGTAAGCAATttagaagaattaaaaaataatcctTTTACCCTagttaatgtaaaaaataacaatggAGAGTCATTTGGCATTGCCACCTTCAACCCTTACTCTTTAATTACCGCAAGAATAATAAGTCAGAATACTCTTTTTCCAattaacataaatttttttatagaaaaaattaaagctTGTTTACTGTGGAGGTCCAAGCTTACCAAAGGGGGGAAAAACCGCAATATGATATCATTAAGCGAACTTTCATCGGATGACAACCCGTCATCTAGTGCATCTACTGGAATGCCCATGTATTCGTCCACCAGTGCGACCACTGAAATGTTAAAGTGTTCATCCAGCAGTACCCACACTAGTGCGTCTACTGGAATGTCCATGTATTCATCCACCAGTGCGACCACTGAAATGTTAAAGTGTTCATCCAGCAATACCCACACTAGTGCGTCATCTAATGTTTCCACTAGTGCACACACGAATACATCTAGTATGCTCTCGTCTGACATAAGCCCGTCCGCTCATGTACATGCACACCCAATGCTGGATAACCAGTTTTGCTATCGACTAATTAACAGCGAAGGGGATAACCTTCCAGGACTTATAATTGATCGCTTCGATGAATACATTTCAGTACAACACTTGACAGTCGGATGTGAAATGCTAGCTTGCAATATCAATGATGCACTTATTGAACTACTAAAGCCAAAAGGAATCATATTTCGAAATGACAATAAAGAAAggttaaatgaaaaattagaaatatataaaaaagttgtTTATGGAAAAATACCTGAACAAGTCATATTAATTGAAAAtgattgtttttttttaatagatcTTATTAATTCACCAGGCACTGGATGGTTTTTTAACAGAAAGTGTTTAAGAAATCTTTTATGCACATATGCATATCAAAAGAATATCCTcgatttattttcttatgttGGATCATTTGGAATTCAATGTGCAAAAAACGGAAAAGCAAAAAGTGTTAAGTGTGtagaaaaggataaaaaatttgtacaGCTAGCTAAAAATGCTGCttacttaaataatataaaaaataataatattgaatttatttgttgtgattatttacaattttttaaaaattgtaatgaACTGTTTGATATAATCGTTTTGGATCCTCCAAATTTAATCCCCAAATCAAAGTTTATTGAATCGGGTAAGAAAAGATATATCGATCTGATTAACGTAgctcaaaaatatattacatccAATGGGTTActactaataatttttacaaccAAATTATGCTCTTATCAtgattacataaatattattaatgaatCATTTGTTGGAACTAATAGAAGTGTTAAGATTGTAGGACAGGGGCGTGCTTCCCCGGATAATCCTGTGCATATTTCTCTCTATCTCTTTGCAGATTTTTATTGGTTCATTTTGCAAATAAGTTTCTGA